The nucleotide sequence AACAGAGGCCCTCCGCTATCTCCATAACAGGCATCCTTGTGGTATTTTTCGTCCGCTGCACAGAGATGGGAATCATGTATTCTGATGTTCCCCCTATCTTTGTAAGGGTTATAAAGCTCATTGCAGTTTAAGCCTGTAATCAGGTTTAATGAGACGCACTGCAAACGTTCAGGGTAATTATCCTCCCTGGCAGAATTCCGCCCCCAACCGCACACCTCTGCCCCAAGCCTTTTCAACTCAATATCATTATCCGTAATTTCTTCCCAGTCGAGATTAACCGGGGCGATATCATCAACAGCTTCATCCAGCAGGATAAAGGCAATGTCATTGCCGTGCTCAACACTCCGATAATTCGGATGACGTATATAATAACGACTCGTCCTTACCATCACTTCGTCTTTTACAGGATCAATAAAGGTGAGCTTGACCGCTTTTCTAAGACCCTTCCCTTTATTGTCATCCAGACAGTGCGCAGCCGTCATAGCCCACTGGCGGTGAACCAGGGTAGCAGAACACTCAAAGTCTGATGTTTCCGAGTACTTTTTGAGCGCCGGAACAACAGGCAGAACAACCGCCGGGGCAGTGGTATTTGTAATGGAAGTATTGGTAACAGAAGGGGCATGAGTGGTCGATGGTGAAGCGAACGTTATTCCTTTGGCAACCTTTTCGAAACGCAAATCGTCTCGTTTATCTTTGCTGATCTGTTCAAGCCCTGCCAGCCAGGGATATTGCCTCCAGTTTGCCGGCTCACCCCCTACAACACGACGCACCCTATGGGAAGCACCCTCTTTCGGCCAGTCTTCTGCTGAGTCTGTCAGCTCTTCCATTACCGGGGAAAGAGCAGGACGGTCATCAATACTGACAGGCGCGCCGGTACCTGAGGTTGAAATGAA is from Endozoicomonas gorgoniicola and encodes:
- a CDS encoding S1 family serine peptidase — protein: MSSKKLSILSSLQCAQPMLFAGLLFISTSGTGAPVSIDDRPALSPVMEELTDSAEDWPKEGASHRVRRVVGGEPANWRQYPWLAGLEQISKDKRDDLRFEKVAKGITFASPSTTHAPSVTNTSITNTTAPAVVLPVVPALKKYSETSDFECSATLVHRQWAMTAAHCLDDNKGKGLRKAVKLTFIDPVKDEVMVRTSRYYIRHPNYRSVEHGNDIAFILLDEAVDDIAPVNLDWEEITDNDIELKRLGAEVCGWGRNSAREDNYPERLQCVSLNLITGLNCNELYNPYKDRGNIRIHDSHLCAADEKYHKDACYGDSGGPLFQNRETEMGGMRTYQIGIVSEGDRCAKKRKPGVYARLSHFEHFGRCVLENGLNCDYVKNSLTKRQHYKLLKGIE